A genomic window from Chitinophagales bacterium includes:
- a CDS encoding fibronectin type III domain-containing protein: protein MKKIFLLITCVCLYSFSWAALTTITTQKIKGTPLCGGEMVDVSYTVDAPAKSGNVFTAQLSDKSGKFGSPVDIGSIAGTTSGTITATIPMNTNTGSKYQIRVVSSNPSVIGTPSPNSFKINPSPKDLTVTNITACSATLNWSSVSTATSYDVRYKKTNGGSFSSAVNTTGLGYTFTGLQSSTSYEFDVRAKCPTGSNSSYSAATASTIACPVPGNLFVSVIGTTTSDLDWPDATCAMDYSFRYRATNTSTWTYKHPTVSTIHLTGLLPAQDYEAQVATRCSSSDSSTYGNTATWQTMYFRLAGNSDGSYLVVYPNLSNGAFSLNFNNSNGNSKMDIYVQNVFGQIVYHETKSIVSGLNKESIKLDNIASGMYFVKIVSLNEEYNSSIIIK from the coding sequence ATGAAAAAAATTTTCCTATTGATAACCTGCGTTTGCCTGTATTCATTTTCGTGGGCAGCGCTTACTACTATTACCACGCAAAAAATTAAGGGCACACCCTTATGCGGCGGCGAAATGGTGGACGTAAGCTATACCGTTGATGCCCCGGCGAAATCGGGCAATGTTTTTACCGCACAACTTTCTGATAAATCCGGGAAGTTTGGTTCTCCGGTAGATATTGGCAGCATTGCAGGCACCACATCGGGTACCATTACAGCTACTATTCCAATGAACACGAATACTGGAAGTAAATACCAGATTCGTGTAGTATCCAGTAATCCCTCCGTAATTGGCACGCCTTCACCAAACTCTTTTAAGATAAATCCTTCTCCCAAGGATTTAACAGTTACAAATATTACTGCATGCTCGGCTACCTTGAACTGGAGCTCCGTTTCTACAGCCACTAGCTATGATGTTCGTTATAAGAAAACAAACGGAGGATCATTTTCAAGTGCGGTAAACACTACTGGTCTGGGTTATACCTTCACGGGTCTACAATCCAGCACCAGCTATGAATTTGATGTGCGGGCAAAGTGCCCAACCGGTTCCAACAGTTCCTATTCGGCAGCTACTGCCTCTACTATTGCTTGTCCTGTACCGGGTAATCTCTTTGTATCTGTTATAGGCACTACAACCAGTGATCTTGACTGGCCGGATGCAACTTGCGCAATGGATTATTCTTTCCGGTACCGCGCAACTAACACGTCTACCTGGACCTATAAGCACCCTACAGTAAGCACGATCCATTTAACCGGCTTATTACCGGCACAGGACTATGAAGCACAAGTAGCAACGCGGTGTTCATCTTCTGATTCCTCTACATATGGTAATACCGCTACATGGCAAACGATGTATTTCCGTCTTGCCGGAAACTCCGACGGATCTTACCTGGTGGTGTATCCCAATCTATCTAATGGGGCATTCTCTCTTAATTTCAATAATTCCAATGGGAACAGCAAAATGGATATATATGTGCAGAATGTGTTTGGACAAATAGTTTATCATGAAACGAAGTCAATTGTTTCAGGGCTGAATAAGGAGAGCATTAAATTAGACAATATAGCATCCGGGATGTATTTTGTAAAAATTGTTTCCCTAAATGAAGAATATAACTCTTCTATTATTATAAAATAA
- a CDS encoding fibronectin type III domain-containing protein: MKNLLLLITVTCLSSYFCAANSITTSSVTGGPFCGGDVVKVSFTVDSVMNSGNVFTAQLSDKKGNFDSEIAIGSLSSTNSGTITANIPQGMPTGSDYKIRVVSSNPSLIGTPSPNNIRINPAPKGLIITNVTSDGFTLSWNSVSTAAYYQVTGKLHNSQRYPQPVDITDGSLSYTFTGLKSGHDFDLGVRAICTSGDKSSWNPITASTDSSSMAACETPTSFFVSVIGVSTSSLEWGDVAGAMDYSFRYRAAGATDWIYMHPTESHMDLTGLLPAQDYEAQVASRCSESDSSAYGNTATWQTNYFRLANAANSSINIYPNPSNGNFTVSFSGMVSNMNFDVTVQNVVGQVIYQSSTTIADGSREQNISLTDVNSGVYFINVKAGNEELHSSLVIQ, translated from the coding sequence ATGAAAAACCTGTTACTTTTAATTACAGTCACCTGCCTGAGCTCTTATTTCTGTGCAGCTAATTCCATTACTACATCGTCTGTTACCGGCGGACCTTTTTGCGGGGGAGATGTGGTTAAAGTCTCATTTACTGTTGACTCGGTTATGAACTCCGGAAACGTATTTACGGCCCAGCTTTCCGATAAAAAAGGAAATTTTGATTCAGAGATAGCAATCGGCTCTTTATCTTCCACTAACTCCGGTACCATTACTGCTAATATTCCTCAAGGCATGCCAACAGGGAGTGATTATAAAATCCGCGTGGTATCATCTAATCCATCACTAATTGGAACACCTAGTCCTAACAATATCAGGATTAATCCTGCTCCTAAAGGATTGATCATTACGAATGTTACTTCTGATGGTTTCACCCTTAGCTGGAATTCGGTTTCAACTGCTGCATACTACCAGGTAACCGGCAAATTGCACAACAGCCAGCGCTATCCCCAGCCTGTAGATATCACCGATGGTTCTCTTAGTTATACGTTTACCGGCTTGAAGTCAGGGCATGACTTTGATCTTGGTGTTAGAGCAATTTGCACCAGCGGTGATAAAAGCTCCTGGAATCCCATTACTGCATCTACGGATTCTAGCTCAATGGCAGCATGCGAGACCCCTACATCCTTTTTTGTTTCAGTAATTGGCGTTAGTACCTCTTCTCTGGAATGGGGAGATGTGGCAGGTGCAATGGATTATTCTTTTCGCTACAGGGCTGCCGGAGCTACAGATTGGATCTATATGCATCCCACTGAAAGCCATATGGATTTAACCGGGCTGTTACCTGCACAGGATTATGAGGCACAGGTTGCTAGCCGCTGTTCAGAATCGGATTCTTCTGCTTACGGAAATACAGCAACCTGGCAGACCAATTACTTCCGTCTTGCCAATGCTGCAAATAGCTCCATAAATATTTATCCAAACCCGAGCAATGGCAACTTCACAGTAAGCTTTTCTGGTATGGTTAGCAATATGAATTTTGATGTTACCGTACAGAACGTAGTGGGCCAGGTAATATATCAATCAAGCACAACGATTGCTGATGGAAGCCGTGAGCAAAATATCTCTCTCACAGATGTA
- a CDS encoding aryl-sulfate sulfotransferase: protein MVSSLRWCLTVIIIYTFIEKSSAQFQYISPVPGSIYHNPSTNIILKNGNLIDSLSLTPGLFTVVGSVSGVHSIRVTLSDDQQTIVAYPATYFADSETVNVSVATGIKTSTGLVLRDTAFQFQTHPDYYFNRGYGKRSYDLDGEIPHKAYLPVDTRTDSSEIPLPQFLITDNGNEYPSRVFYYNFKSSGEQDTTDDYQFKTILNDNGDSVYASYDNNTGIDFKLNNNGYLTFFNGYDSSFQMMDSSYHLIDSFFAGNGYYADGHDFQIFPDGHSYLLAYDEQIIDMSKVVNNGIDTAHVTGLILQELDKKKQVVFEWRSWDHFDIRDSYELLHNHADIDLVHGNSIELEQDGNILLSSRHLSEVTKINHATGETIWRFGGKNNQFAFINDPDSIPFYYQHDARQLANGHITLFNNNKQEGIPASVKEYALDEINKTAMLVWSYVHPSLDSGAIIISNAMGNAQRLPNGNTFICWGYFIKTAQVSYPNFTEVDSLGNIVWEFRFTGNENYISYRAFKFDWKPCGLPVPASLVVNSVTYNSAGLSWAVPSFASNYEVDYKESAAADWIVLTTFNNSYLLTSLVPETQYDWRVKTICTAMSDSSDYTPVEHFNTLSTGISSPLSEKFSFFPNPTKEVLNLDYILNKNSPVNCFIINMLGEIVFNKAWHETEGHHLSIITLPYLNKGIYLIGFKTEGQEFYKKVIIQ, encoded by the coding sequence ATGGTATCTTCTTTACGGTGGTGTCTGACTGTTATTATTATTTACACTTTTATTGAAAAATCTTCTGCACAGTTTCAATACATTTCACCTGTACCGGGAAGTATTTACCATAATCCTTCCACAAACATCATTTTAAAAAATGGTAATTTAATTGATAGCCTGTCCTTAACCCCCGGCTTATTTACTGTGGTTGGTTCTGTGAGCGGAGTTCATTCCATACGGGTTACTTTGTCTGATGACCAACAGACCATAGTCGCATATCCTGCAACCTACTTTGCAGACAGTGAAACAGTAAATGTTTCTGTTGCGACAGGCATAAAAACTTCAACCGGGTTGGTTCTGAGAGATACTGCCTTCCAGTTTCAAACGCATCCTGATTACTATTTTAACAGAGGCTATGGAAAAAGATCTTATGATTTGGATGGGGAAATTCCGCATAAAGCATATTTACCAGTTGACACAAGAACGGATTCTTCTGAAATCCCCTTGCCGCAATTTCTAATTACTGATAATGGAAACGAATATCCTTCCAGGGTCTTTTACTACAATTTTAAATCCAGCGGCGAGCAGGACACCACCGATGACTATCAATTCAAAACCATTTTAAATGACAATGGTGACTCTGTTTATGCATCCTATGATAACAATACCGGTATCGACTTCAAATTAAATAACAACGGATACCTGACCTTTTTTAATGGGTACGACAGTTCATTTCAAATGATGGATTCTTCATATCACCTCATTGATAGCTTTTTCGCCGGCAATGGATATTATGCGGATGGCCATGACTTTCAAATTTTTCCCGACGGGCATAGCTACTTACTTGCTTACGATGAACAAATAATTGATATGAGCAAGGTGGTGAACAACGGAATAGATACTGCACACGTTACCGGTCTGATATTACAGGAGCTGGACAAGAAAAAGCAGGTTGTTTTTGAATGGAGAAGCTGGGATCACTTCGATATCCGGGATTCTTATGAACTTTTACATAACCACGCTGATATTGATTTGGTACACGGGAATTCCATTGAACTGGAACAGGATGGCAATATCCTTCTCTCATCACGCCACTTGAGTGAAGTGACTAAGATTAACCATGCTACAGGTGAAACTATCTGGCGCTTCGGCGGAAAGAACAATCAATTTGCTTTTATTAATGACCCCGATTCCATCCCTTTCTATTACCAGCACGATGCCAGGCAGCTTGCTAACGGTCATATCACACTATTCAACAATAATAAGCAGGAAGGTATACCCGCCTCTGTAAAAGAATATGCTCTTGATGAAATTAATAAAACGGCCATGCTGGTCTGGTCTTACGTTCATCCCAGCCTCGACAGCGGCGCCATTATCATTAGCAATGCAATGGGTAATGCGCAGCGGTTACCAAATGGCAATACATTTATTTGCTGGGGTTATTTTATCAAGACTGCCCAGGTATCTTATCCGAATTTTACCGAAGTCGATTCACTCGGTAATATTGTATGGGAATTCCGGTTTACCGGGAATGAGAATTACATCTCCTACAGGGCTTTTAAATTCGACTGGAAGCCTTGTGGATTGCCGGTACCTGCATCACTGGTAGTCAATAGTGTTACCTATAATTCAGCTGGCCTGAGCTGGGCGGTCCCCTCCTTTGCCAGTAACTACGAAGTGGACTATAAGGAAAGTGCTGCTGCAGACTGGATTGTGTTAACCACTTTCAACAATAGCTACTTGCTTACCAGCCTCGTGCCCGAAACGCAGTACGACTGGCGGGTGAAAACAATTTGCACTGCAATGAGTGATAGCTCAGATTATACACCCGTTGAGCATTTTAACACCTTATCTACAGGGATTTCTTCGCCGCTGTCAGAAAAATTTTCTTTCTTCCCAAATCCCACCAAAGAAGTCTTGAACCTGGATTACATACTAAATAAAAATAGCCCTGTTAATTGCTTCATTATAAATATGCTTGGAGAAATAGTGTTTAATAAGGCGTGGCATGAAACAGAAGGACATCATCTTTCTATCATCACTTTGCCATATTTGAATAAAGGGATTTACCTAATTGGCTTTAAAACAGAAGGTCAGGAATTCTACAAAAAAGTAATCATTCAATGA
- a CDS encoding aryl-sulfate sulfotransferase, with protein MKKKRSLIASCLFVCLSVIVNAQFNYISPVPGSKYHYPQETIILKTGEAFDENSTLKKDIVEIYGSKSGKHGWKTILSENKTLIIKPEPEFAWNETVTVIVHNNLKKKDGTTITGNSFSFDIRNGISTEERERYLRSDKEIIREDFPNNILPEQLRTGNLDSMPTFVINVNNNPAHGQIFYDNQSDDENDTNSFPTIINNNGSIIWAKDLGMNGHDFKINYNGYLTYYDLVNFQWIIMDSNYNRIDSVQCGNGYELETNGHDCVIYPDKHTFLLAYDDQTIDMSQVVAGGNSDATVKGLIVQELDIKKNVVFQWRSWDHFQITDADSNTVLTGLTVDYVHGNAVERDNDGNIMVSCRNLCEITKINTSTGDIIWRMGGENNQFKFLKDNIPQHFSYQHDIRRITNGHVTLFNDGDYLPVQISSAKEYALDEVNKVATLTWYYEHPDINGNHVYGRASGSTQRLPNGNTMISWGTIYADQGIPNITEVDLNKNITWEMTFDDGTQRSYRTHKYAWNPCSRITSYTMNAAPGKTQVTLSWGDATGATKYKVYYRMAGTGTWITAGKTSSTQLVIKNLITSTKYEWRVKTICSGNGTSHYSETASFTTLSARETDPLNSGTDLLDAEVYPNPAFAVITLSIKGDSGNEPALVTIRNMLGEIQMTQEIANAGQIQLNVQNLSKGFYTAEIRCGAKSVIKKFIKE; from the coding sequence ATGAAAAAAAAGCGCTCTTTAATAGCTTCCTGTTTATTTGTATGCCTTTCAGTAATTGTTAATGCCCAATTCAATTATATCAGCCCTGTTCCCGGGTCAAAGTATCATTATCCGCAGGAAACAATTATTCTTAAAACCGGTGAAGCCTTTGATGAAAATTCAACTCTGAAAAAAGACATCGTCGAAATCTACGGTTCCAAAAGCGGCAAACACGGGTGGAAGACAATTCTTTCTGAAAATAAAACACTGATCATTAAACCTGAACCGGAATTTGCATGGAATGAAACAGTAACTGTAATCGTCCATAATAATCTTAAAAAGAAAGATGGCACTACCATAACAGGCAACTCTTTTTCTTTCGATATCAGAAATGGAATCTCAACAGAGGAAAGAGAGCGCTATCTCCGGAGCGATAAAGAAATAATACGGGAAGATTTTCCGAATAATATATTACCTGAACAATTACGAACAGGCAATCTGGATTCCATGCCCACCTTTGTTATCAATGTAAATAATAACCCCGCGCATGGACAAATCTTTTATGATAACCAGTCGGATGATGAAAATGATACAAACTCTTTTCCCACCATTATCAATAACAACGGCTCCATAATTTGGGCAAAGGATTTAGGCATGAACGGACACGATTTTAAGATTAATTATAATGGCTATCTCACCTATTATGATCTGGTAAATTTTCAGTGGATCATTATGGATTCAAATTATAACCGGATTGATTCTGTTCAATGCGGAAACGGATATGAATTAGAGACCAACGGCCACGATTGTGTTATCTATCCTGATAAGCATACATTCCTCCTTGCGTATGATGATCAAACTATTGACATGAGCCAGGTAGTCGCGGGGGGGAATTCGGATGCAACCGTAAAAGGCCTGATTGTGCAGGAACTGGACATCAAAAAGAATGTAGTATTTCAATGGAGAAGCTGGGACCACTTCCAAATAACGGATGCCGACTCAAACACTGTGCTCACCGGGCTTACCGTGGATTACGTTCATGGAAACGCAGTGGAGCGCGATAACGACGGCAATATAATGGTCTCCTGCCGCAATCTGTGCGAGATTACTAAAATCAATACCTCTACCGGCGATATTATATGGAGGATGGGCGGAGAAAATAACCAGTTTAAATTTTTGAAGGACAATATTCCGCAGCATTTCAGCTACCAGCATGATATCCGCAGAATCACAAATGGCCATGTTACCCTTTTCAATGATGGAGATTATCTTCCTGTTCAAATATCGAGCGCCAAGGAATATGCATTGGATGAAGTAAATAAGGTTGCCACACTTACCTGGTATTATGAGCATCCGGATATTAATGGCAATCATGTGTACGGACGCGCTTCCGGAAGCACTCAACGCCTGCCCAATGGAAATACCATGATCAGCTGGGGAACGATATATGCCGACCAGGGAATTCCAAATATTACGGAGGTTGATCTCAATAAAAACATTACCTGGGAAATGACTTTCGACGATGGAACTCAAAGAAGTTACCGCACGCATAAGTATGCATGGAATCCCTGCAGCCGCATTACCTCTTACACCATGAATGCCGCACCCGGAAAAACACAAGTGACTTTATCGTGGGGGGATGCCACCGGCGCTACTAAATACAAGGTATACTACCGGATGGCAGGAACCGGCACCTGGATCACTGCAGGAAAAACAAGCAGCACCCAATTGGTTATAAAAAATCTTATAACTTCCACTAAGTATGAATGGAGGGTAAAAACGATCTGCTCCGGCAATGGGACTTCCCATTATTCTGAAACAGCTTCGTTTACTACACTTTCGGCCAGAGAAACAGATCCTCTAAACAGTGGCACTGATTTGCTTGATGCTGAAGTTTATCCTAATCCTGCATTCGCGGTGATTACCCTATCAATAAAAGGAGATAGTGGAAATGAGCCTGCTTTAGTCACTATCCGTAATATGCTCGGTGAAATTCAAATGACACAGGAAATTGCTAATGCAGGGCAAATACAGTTGAACGTTCAGAATTTATCTAAAGGCTTTTATACTGCAGAAATACGTTGCGGAGCGAAATCGGTTATTAAAAAATTTATAAAGGAATAG
- a CDS encoding aryl-sulfate sulfotransferase: MKKYFLLGFLLISFLHVKKGFAQFEYISPKPNSIYHNTTTNIILKNGALIDSTSLSDSLFTVTGTLSGNHTVTLILSDDKKTILIYTQLPFSQGETVTVTVDSAIKKQTGEIIAGTRFQFQTHPAFTAGRQAEMKNALEKIYSDERGLNQLKVNRSQSDSIPLPQYEITSTGKEFTGDAFFYNFKSTIPGDQTDDYQFRTILKDSGDSVYAVRNNNAGIDFKINHNGYLTYYNEEDSGFEMMDSNYRVIDSFFAGNGYQADNHEFQIFPDGHCFFLSYDVQVLNMKLYYPNGDTAANVTGTILQELDKNKHVVFEWRSWDNFAINDSYIDANNIHDVDLVHGNAIEIDADSNILLSSRHLSEITKIDHNTGGTIWRWGGKNNQFTFINDTVNRNQFYYQHDIRRLPNGNYSLFNNNNTQPTPSSAKEYTLDPINKTATLKWIFIRPPIDDKKLNSNAMGNVQLLPNGDRFICWGLIAPTDPPAPMPNFTEVDSLGNIVWEFRFTGNEGYFSYRAFKFNWERCGAPLPESLAISDITSKSANFSWGVPSYASQFEFDYKTDSSTEWTSFVTADHSYFLTDLMPETVYDWRIRTVCTVFNDSSEYSPIQKFNTIASTISQSAGTNFYFYPNPASDRLRLNFDLQKSSTVTFFISNVIGEAIYSKQWTAKEGFNSNEIYLPALSSGIYFTNFKSNTGEAHKQLVIR; the protein is encoded by the coding sequence ATGAAAAAATATTTTTTATTAGGTTTCTTATTAATAAGTTTTTTACATGTTAAAAAAGGTTTTGCCCAGTTTGAATACATTTCTCCCAAACCGAATAGCATATATCATAATACCACTACAAATATTATTCTAAAAAACGGGGCACTTATAGACAGTACCTCACTGTCAGACAGCCTCTTTACGGTTACCGGCACACTCAGCGGAAATCATACAGTTACTTTAATCCTTTCCGACGATAAAAAAACTATATTAATATATACCCAGCTTCCTTTTTCCCAAGGTGAAACTGTAACTGTAACGGTAGATTCTGCAATAAAAAAGCAAACCGGTGAGATCATCGCTGGTACCAGGTTTCAATTTCAAACGCATCCTGCGTTTACTGCTGGCAGACAGGCAGAGATGAAAAATGCTTTGGAAAAAATTTATAGCGATGAGCGTGGACTTAATCAGCTTAAAGTAAACCGGTCACAGTCAGATTCTATACCTCTTCCCCAATATGAGATTACTTCCACCGGAAAAGAATTTACAGGTGATGCTTTCTTCTACAATTTTAAAAGCACAATTCCGGGAGATCAGACTGATGATTACCAGTTCCGAACCATACTTAAAGATAGCGGCGATTCCGTATATGCAGTTCGCAATAATAATGCAGGCATAGATTTTAAGATAAATCATAATGGATATCTTACCTACTATAATGAAGAAGACAGTGGTTTTGAAATGATGGACTCTAATTACCGTGTTATAGATTCATTTTTTGCAGGAAACGGGTACCAGGCAGATAACCATGAATTCCAGATTTTCCCTGACGGTCATTGCTTTTTTCTGAGCTACGATGTACAGGTGCTAAACATGAAATTATATTATCCCAATGGCGATACAGCAGCCAATGTTACCGGAACCATATTACAGGAACTGGATAAAAATAAACATGTAGTTTTTGAATGGAGAAGCTGGGATAACTTTGCCATTAATGATTCTTACATAGATGCTAATAATATACACGACGTAGACCTGGTTCACGGAAATGCTATTGAAATTGATGCAGATAGTAATATTCTTCTCTCATCCCGGCATTTAAGTGAAATCACAAAAATTGATCACAATACTGGAGGAACTATTTGGAGATGGGGTGGCAAAAACAACCAGTTCACGTTTATAAACGATACGGTAAACCGTAACCAGTTTTATTACCAGCACGATATTCGTCGCTTACCTAATGGAAACTATTCTCTTTTTAATAATAATAACACGCAACCCACTCCCTCTTCCGCAAAGGAATATACACTGGATCCTATAAATAAAACTGCTACATTGAAATGGATCTTCATCCGTCCCCCCATTGATGACAAAAAGTTAAACAGCAATGCAATGGGTAATGTGCAGCTACTGCCGAACGGCGATCGTTTTATTTGCTGGGGACTTATTGCACCTACGGACCCGCCAGCGCCAATGCCCAATTTTACAGAAGTGGATTCTCTTGGTAACATTGTGTGGGAATTCCGATTTACAGGCAATGAGGGATATTTTTCTTACCGCGCCTTTAAATTTAACTGGGAACGATGTGGAGCACCGTTGCCCGAATCACTTGCCATTAGCGATATTACCTCAAAATCTGCGAACTTTTCCTGGGGAGTACCTTCTTATGCCTCTCAATTCGAGTTTGATTATAAGACCGATTCCAGCACTGAATGGACCAGCTTCGTAACCGCCGACCATTCCTATTTTTTAACTGATTTGATGCCTGAGACCGTTTATGACTGGCGGATCAGAACGGTATGCACTGTTTTTAATGACAGCTCTGAATATTCCCCGATCCAGAAATTTAATACTATTGCGAGCACTATTTCTCAATCGGCCGGAACGAATTTTTATTTTTATCCAAATCCTGCAAGTGATCGCTTACGGCTGAATTTCGATTTACAAAAAAGCAGCACCGTTACATTCTTTATTTCCAACGTGATTGGGGAAGCTATTTACTCAAAGCAATGGACTGCGAAAGAGGGCTTCAATTCAAATGAGATTTATTTACCCGCACTTTCTTCCGGCATTTATTTTACAAACTTTAAAAGTAATACGGGGGAGGCCCACAAGCAATTAGTTATTAGGTGA
- a CDS encoding EamA family transporter gives MHISIFLWGFTGLFAKAIQLTEGLLVWYRLLLTSACWIIISLFTKNVKWLPWKETMRISLVGLLVAIHWLFFYGSIKYSNISVGMSCLAMIAVFSAIMEPLIMKQKFSWQEFFLALFAVIGMFLIFTFHEIYRTGIILGLISALLGSYFTILNRKLMMKYNSETVTTYELCSGFVYLTLLMPAYLYLFPTDKYIPDSQDWLLLMIFTIVCTVIPFNLSMKSLRYVSAFTASLSLNMEPVYGIILAFIFFNEQNELNAGFYIGTLFILFSVIFYTGYKFRNQIVGLIPNQIKKPFRKEEL, from the coding sequence ATGCACATCAGTATCTTTTTATGGGGTTTTACCGGCCTCTTTGCCAAAGCCATTCAACTGACAGAAGGATTATTAGTATGGTACCGCCTGCTGCTGACTTCTGCCTGCTGGATCATCATTTCACTATTTACAAAAAATGTAAAATGGCTCCCGTGGAAAGAAACGATGCGCATCAGCTTAGTGGGGTTGCTGGTAGCTATTCACTGGCTTTTCTTTTACGGTTCGATTAAGTATTCCAACATTTCCGTTGGCATGAGCTGCCTTGCCATGATCGCAGTGTTCTCAGCCATCATGGAACCGCTGATCATGAAGCAGAAGTTTAGCTGGCAGGAATTTTTTCTTGCCCTGTTTGCCGTGATAGGAATGTTTTTGATCTTCACCTTTCATGAGATCTACCGTACCGGTATTATCCTCGGACTGATCTCTGCATTACTCGGTTCGTATTTTACCATACTAAACAGGAAGCTGATGATGAAGTACAATTCGGAGACGGTAACCACCTATGAGCTGTGCAGCGGGTTCGTTTACCTCACGCTTTTAATGCCGGCTTATTTATACCTTTTTCCTACCGACAAATACATCCCGGATTCACAGGACTGGTTATTGCTGATGATCTTTACCATTGTATGTACCGTAATTCCTTTTAATCTTTCCATGAAATCCCTGCGTTACGTTTCGGCCTTCACGGCTAGTCTATCACTGAATATGGAACCGGTATATGGAATAATACTGGCGTTTATTTTTTTCAACGAGCAAAACGAATTGAATGCAGGATTTTATATCGGAACACTTTTCATTCTCTTTTCAGTGATCTTTTATACTGGTTATAAGTTCCGGAATCAAATTGTCGGTCTGATTCCAAACCAAATAAAAAAGCCCTTCCGTAAAGAAGAGCTGTAA
- a CDS encoding nucleotidyltransferase family protein has product MLTKDVQQTIIERIKPYKPTRIGIFGSYSRDEQTEGSDLDILIDFKDSIDLFDLVGLEQQLSELIGVKVDLVTEASVHPSLRTYILADLKLLLNEEG; this is encoded by the coding sequence ATGCTCACAAAAGATGTTCAGCAAACAATCATCGAACGAATAAAGCCTTACAAACCAACACGGATTGGGATTTTTGGCTCGTATTCAAGAGATGAGCAAACAGAAGGAAGTGATCTTGATATCCTGATAGATTTTAAAGACAGCATCGACCTATTCGACCTCGTTGGCCTGGAACAGCAACTCAGTGAATTGATTGGTGTGAAAGTAGACCTGGTTACCGAAGCTTCCGTGCATCCATCTCTCAGAACGTATATTCTGGCTGATTTGAAATTGCTCCTTAATGAAGAGGGATGA